In one window of Nocardiopsis aegyptia DNA:
- a CDS encoding ABC transporter substrate-binding protein: MLRSALRPLALLLAPPLLLTACGPSADGRDDGTGSGSGSGAATTTDNCGHEVSVDAPPERVVSLNQGTTEILLSLGLEDRVIGTATWTDPIMEGLEEANEGIPRLADDNPSFEAVLDAEPDFVTASFVSTLGTGGVATREQFEELGVPTYVSPTDCAAGKDNESGGDGSRSEPLTLDAVYGEIHDLARIFGVEERGDALVAELEGRVDAATADLDASDASLMYWFANSESPYLAGCCGAPGAITRAVGARNAFDDTHDEWPQINWETVAERDPDVIVLGDLTRESQTAESADAKIEFLESGPATRDLTAVREGRYILLSGQAMNPSIRTVEGIELVAAGLRDLGFTQ; this comes from the coding sequence ATGCTGCGTTCCGCGCTCCGCCCCCTCGCCCTCCTCCTCGCGCCGCCCCTCCTCCTGACCGCCTGCGGCCCGTCCGCGGACGGGCGGGACGACGGAACGGGCTCCGGCTCCGGCTCCGGCGCCGCCACGACGACCGACAACTGCGGGCACGAGGTGAGCGTCGACGCCCCGCCCGAACGCGTCGTCTCCCTCAACCAGGGCACCACCGAGATCCTGCTCTCCCTCGGCCTGGAGGACCGCGTCATCGGCACCGCCACCTGGACCGACCCGATCATGGAGGGCCTGGAGGAGGCCAACGAGGGCATTCCCCGGCTCGCCGACGACAACCCCTCCTTCGAGGCGGTGCTCGACGCCGAACCCGACTTCGTGACCGCCTCCTTCGTCTCCACCCTCGGCACCGGCGGCGTCGCCACCCGCGAGCAGTTCGAGGAGCTGGGCGTGCCCACCTACGTCTCCCCGACCGACTGCGCCGCCGGCAAGGACAACGAGAGCGGGGGCGACGGCTCCCGCAGCGAACCGCTCACGCTCGACGCGGTCTACGGCGAGATCCACGACCTCGCCCGGATCTTCGGTGTCGAGGAGCGCGGGGACGCGCTCGTCGCCGAACTCGAAGGCCGGGTGGACGCGGCGACCGCGGACCTGGACGCCTCCGACGCCTCCCTCATGTACTGGTTCGCCAACTCCGAGTCGCCCTACCTCGCCGGGTGCTGCGGCGCCCCCGGCGCCATCACCCGGGCGGTCGGCGCGCGCAACGCGTTCGACGACACCCACGACGAGTGGCCGCAGATCAACTGGGAGACCGTGGCCGAACGCGACCCCGACGTCATCGTGCTCGGTGACCTGACCCGCGAGTCCCAGACGGCCGAGTCCGCCGACGCCAAGATCGAGTTCCTGGAGTCCGGTCCCGCCACCCGCGACCTCACCGCGGTCCGGGAGGGCCGGTACATCCTGCTCAGCGGCCAGGCCATGAACCCCTCGATCCGCACGGTCGAGGGGATCGAACTCGTCGCCGCCGGTCTGCGGGACCTCGGGTTCACCCAGTGA
- a CDS encoding FecCD family ABC transporter permease produces the protein MRGARQALLTTGGLVLLAASVAVAVTIGPADISTADVWRSASARLGVGDSPLTPLREGIVWNLRMPRTLLAAVCGAGLALCGAVMQSLLRNPLADPFVLGVSSGASTGAVAVIVLGWGAGVVSLSAGAFAGAVLSFAMVVLLAQSLGPTMDRVVLSGVAAMQLFGALTSFIVLTSADAETTRGVLFWLLGSLGGAGWADVALCAAVLAAVLAVCLAHTTTLDAFAFGEEAAANLGVRVVRARLLLLTATALLTAALVSSAGAIGFVGLVLPHAARALTGSAHARLLPVTALSGAVFLVWVDTAARTVLDPQEIPVGVMTSLIGVPAFIAVLYRVRRTT, from the coding sequence GTGAGGGGCGCCCGTCAGGCGCTGCTCACCACTGGCGGACTCGTGCTCCTGGCGGCCTCGGTCGCGGTCGCCGTGACCATCGGCCCCGCCGACATCTCGACGGCCGACGTCTGGCGTTCGGCGTCCGCGCGACTGGGGGTGGGCGACAGCCCCCTGACCCCGTTGCGCGAGGGCATCGTGTGGAACCTGCGCATGCCCCGTACCCTGCTCGCCGCGGTGTGCGGCGCGGGACTGGCCCTGTGCGGCGCCGTCATGCAGTCCCTGCTGCGCAACCCCCTCGCCGACCCCTTCGTGCTCGGGGTCTCCTCCGGTGCCTCGACCGGGGCGGTGGCCGTCATCGTCCTCGGCTGGGGCGCGGGCGTGGTGTCGCTGTCGGCCGGAGCCTTCGCCGGAGCGGTGCTCTCCTTCGCGATGGTGGTGCTGCTCGCCCAGAGCCTCGGCCCGACCATGGACCGCGTGGTGCTGTCCGGGGTCGCGGCCATGCAGCTGTTCGGGGCGCTGACCTCGTTCATCGTGCTGACCTCCGCGGACGCCGAGACCACCCGGGGCGTCCTGTTCTGGCTGCTGGGCTCGCTCGGCGGCGCCGGATGGGCGGACGTGGCCCTGTGCGCGGCCGTGCTGGCCGCCGTGCTCGCCGTCTGCCTCGCCCACACCACCACCCTGGACGCGTTCGCGTTCGGCGAGGAGGCCGCGGCGAACCTCGGCGTCCGGGTGGTCAGGGCCCGCCTGCTGCTCCTGACCGCCACCGCCCTGCTCACCGCGGCCCTGGTCAGCTCGGCCGGGGCGATCGGCTTCGTGGGCCTGGTCCTGCCGCACGCGGCCCGCGCGCTCACGGGATCCGCCCACGCCCGGCTCCTGCCCGTGACGGCGCTGAGCGGCGCCGTCTTCCTCGTCTGGGTGGACACCGCCGCGCGCACCGTCCTGGACCCCCAGGAGATCCCGGTGGGCGTGATGACGTCCCTCATCGGCGTGCCCGCCTTCATCGCCGTGCTGTACCGAGTCAGGAGGACGACATGA
- a CDS encoding excalibur calcium-binding domain-containing protein, translating to MTNLPPQFNAPRPRTGPTPAQIVGVGCAGCLGVGVLLVLFTGCVSALSEGSGAGAPGAVATVTATERATEEVETVATETVTATEEVEVEVTVTETETAAADPADTGGGSGTGGDSDSGGGSAYYDNCTAAREAGAAPVRRGDPGYGPHLDRDGDGVGCE from the coding sequence ATGACGAACCTCCCTCCCCAGTTCAACGCCCCGCGGCCGCGCACCGGCCCCACCCCGGCCCAGATCGTCGGTGTCGGCTGTGCCGGCTGCCTCGGCGTCGGCGTCCTGCTGGTGCTCTTCACCGGATGCGTGTCGGCGCTCTCCGAGGGTTCCGGCGCCGGCGCACCGGGCGCGGTGGCCACGGTCACCGCCACCGAGAGGGCCACCGAGGAGGTCGAGACGGTGGCCACCGAGACGGTCACGGCGACCGAGGAGGTGGAGGTCGAGGTGACGGTCACCGAGACGGAGACGGCCGCGGCCGATCCGGCGGACACGGGAGGGGGCTCCGGCACCGGCGGGGACTCGGACAGCGGCGGCGGAAGCGCGTACTACGACAACTGCACCGCCGCCCGCGAAGCGGGGGCGGCCCCGGTCCGCCGGGGCGACCCCGGCTACGGCCCCCACCTGGACCGCGACGGCGACGGCGTCGGCTGCGAGTAG
- a CDS encoding VOC family protein, whose product MIGRLRTVAIDCPDPEALAGFYSELLGLPVTERVDDWVVLAGDELPRIAFQRVPDHRPPAWPDPERPQQMHFDVWVDDIDAAEARVLDLGATPLARVEDDPDDLFRVYADPVGHPFCLEFSR is encoded by the coding sequence ATGATCGGACGCCTGCGCACCGTCGCCATCGACTGCCCCGACCCGGAGGCCCTCGCCGGCTTCTACTCCGAACTCCTGGGCCTGCCCGTCACCGAGCGCGTGGACGACTGGGTGGTACTCGCCGGGGACGAGTTGCCACGGATCGCCTTCCAGCGGGTCCCCGACCACCGGCCGCCCGCGTGGCCCGACCCGGAGCGGCCCCAGCAGATGCACTTCGACGTGTGGGTGGACGACATCGACGCCGCCGAAGCGCGCGTGCTGGACCTCGGCGCCACCCCGCTCGCGCGGGTCGAGGACGATCCCGACGACCTCTTCCGGGTCTACGCCGACCCGGTGGGGCACCCGTTCTGCCTGGAGTTCTCCCGGTGA
- a CDS encoding ABC transporter ATP-binding protein, translated as MTDAEPAVADRAALADERETGLRASRVSRMIGGRLILDGVTVAPRTGETIGLLGPNGSGKSTLLRLLSGVLTPSSGVVTLDGLPLARTARRSAARRVAAVEQNAHTQTELTVRDVVALGRIPHRRAWAPMSAADLAAVAAALERAGLTDLADRSWHTLSGGERQRAQIARALAQEPTELLLDEPTNHLDIQYQLDLMELVAGLPVTTVIAMHDLNLAAMYCDRLVVLRGGRVVTEGTPDAVLTPSLIGEVYGVRAEVDAGPGYPVIRFLR; from the coding sequence ATGACCGACGCAGAACCGGCCGTGGCCGACCGCGCCGCCCTGGCCGATGAACGGGAGACGGGTCTGCGCGCCTCGCGCGTGAGCCGGATGATCGGCGGAAGGCTGATCCTCGACGGTGTCACCGTCGCCCCGCGCACCGGCGAGACCATCGGGCTGCTCGGCCCCAACGGCTCGGGCAAGTCGACGCTGCTGCGGCTGCTCAGCGGGGTGCTCACGCCCTCCTCCGGTGTGGTGACCCTGGACGGCCTGCCGCTCGCCCGGACCGCGCGCCGCTCCGCCGCCCGGCGGGTGGCCGCCGTCGAGCAGAACGCGCACACCCAGACCGAGCTGACCGTCCGCGACGTCGTGGCCCTGGGCCGGATCCCGCACCGCCGCGCCTGGGCGCCCATGTCCGCCGCCGACCTGGCCGCCGTGGCGGCGGCCCTGGAACGCGCCGGCCTCACCGACCTGGCCGACCGGTCCTGGCACACGCTCTCGGGCGGGGAGCGCCAGCGCGCCCAGATCGCCCGCGCCCTGGCGCAGGAGCCCACGGAGCTGCTGCTCGACGAGCCGACCAACCACCTCGACATCCAGTACCAGCTCGACCTGATGGAGCTGGTCGCGGGACTGCCGGTCACCACCGTCATCGCCATGCACGACCTCAACCTGGCCGCCATGTACTGCGACCGGCTCGTGGTGCTGCGCGGCGGCCGGGTCGTCACCGAGGGCACCCCGGACGCGGTGCTGACCCCGTCCCTCATCGGGGAGGTCTACGGCGTGCGCGCGGAGGTCGACGCGGGGCCCGGGTACCCGGTCATCCGGTTCCTGCGGTGA
- a CDS encoding FAD-binding protein: MPTSHALLRNWAGNVTFASPRVHRPTTVDELRRLVRDSTGIRALGSGHSFNLVADSDRDLVRLDGLPVVTEVDPDASTVTVSGGLRYADLAAALHREGHALANLASLPHISVAGSCATGTHGSGDGHRCLSAAVRALELVGPDGDLRWLSRDADPEIFPGTVVALGALGVVTRLTLEIEPAYEMTQRVRIGVPLDEVAERIDDVFGAATSVSLFTDWHAGEGDVWLKNRTDRPAGDWHGGRPATGPMHPVPGMPPEPSTEQLGTVGPWFERLPHFRPELPPSAGDELQSELYLPRDAAPAAFAALRGIGHLIAPALHISEVRTIRADDLWLSPAYGRDTVAFHFTWRKDPATVLPVLSAVEERLVPLGARPHWGKLTALAPAEVIGGYERGADFGRLARDLDPDGKFRNAFTDALFPRV, encoded by the coding sequence ATGCCCACGTCGCACGCTCTGCTCCGCAACTGGGCCGGGAACGTCACCTTCGCCAGTCCGCGGGTGCACCGGCCCACGACCGTCGACGAGCTGCGCCGGCTCGTCCGGGACAGCACCGGGATCCGCGCCCTCGGCAGCGGCCACTCCTTCAACCTCGTCGCCGACTCCGACCGCGACCTCGTGCGGCTGGACGGCCTTCCCGTGGTGACCGAGGTCGACCCGGACGCCTCGACCGTCACCGTCTCCGGCGGCCTGCGCTACGCCGACCTGGCCGCCGCCCTGCACCGCGAGGGCCACGCGCTGGCCAACCTGGCCTCGCTACCGCACATCTCCGTCGCGGGCTCCTGCGCGACCGGCACCCACGGGTCCGGTGACGGGCACCGCTGCCTGTCCGCCGCCGTCCGCGCCCTGGAGCTGGTCGGACCGGACGGCGACCTGCGGTGGCTGAGCCGCGACGCCGATCCGGAGATCTTCCCCGGAACCGTGGTCGCCCTCGGCGCGCTCGGCGTCGTCACACGGCTCACCCTGGAGATCGAGCCCGCCTACGAGATGACCCAGCGGGTGCGGATCGGGGTGCCCCTGGACGAGGTGGCCGAGCGGATCGACGACGTGTTCGGTGCGGCCACCAGCGTCAGCCTCTTCACCGACTGGCACGCCGGCGAGGGGGACGTGTGGCTCAAGAACCGCACCGACCGGCCGGCCGGCGACTGGCACGGCGGACGGCCCGCGACCGGTCCGATGCACCCGGTTCCGGGCATGCCGCCCGAACCCAGCACCGAGCAGCTGGGCACGGTCGGGCCCTGGTTCGAGCGCCTGCCGCACTTCCGGCCCGAGCTGCCCCCGAGCGCGGGCGACGAACTGCAGTCCGAGCTCTACCTTCCCCGGGACGCGGCCCCGGCCGCCTTCGCCGCGCTGCGCGGGATCGGGCACCTGATCGCCCCGGCACTGCACATCTCGGAGGTGCGCACGATCCGCGCCGACGACCTGTGGCTGAGCCCCGCGTACGGCCGGGACACCGTCGCCTTCCACTTCACCTGGCGCAAGGACCCGGCGACCGTGCTGCCCGTCCTGTCCGCCGTGGAGGAACGACTCGTGCCGCTGGGCGCGCGGCCGCACTGGGGCAAGCTCACCGCGCTGGCCCCGGCGGAGGTCATCGGCGGCTACGAGCGCGGCGCGGACTTCGGGCGCCTGGCGCGTGACCTCGACCCGGACGGGAAGTTCCGCAACGCCTTCACCGACGCCCTCTTCCCGCGGGTGTGA
- the cobN gene encoding cobaltochelatase subunit CobN produces MTVRIALLSTSDTDLLSARASGADYVWANPSRASDTELTAAVEGADLVVVRLLGSPHDLWPGLAAVRERGTPLVVLSGEQQPSAELMEHSTVPIGLAADAHRYLAQGGPANLGRLHAFLSDTVLLTGEGFDPPAPVPQWGLAHPSPANARESASRGERATTLNGRLRRSSSSTREQPLDSSLPRVGILYYRAHEAGGNTAFAHALADAVDATGQAVGVPVFAGSLRSAPDELYEALRAFDVLVVTVLAAGGSVPASASAGGDDEAWDVERMAALDVPVLQGLCLTSSRAEWEASDDGVTPLDSASQIAIPEFDGRIITVPFSFKEIDRDGLPRYVADPERCARLAGIAAAHARLRHVPPAEKRIAVVLSAYPTKHSRIGNAVGLDTPRSLVRLLRRLRDEGHDLGEPGDLPGLDLEDDTEAGDALIHALIAAGGQDEDWLTSVQLTDAQVRITPEQYAAWTEDLPAALKDAMTEAWGPAPGRLYVNDEGELVLAALRAGNVVVLVQPPRGFGENPIAIYHDPDLPPSHHYLAAYRWLEHGFGAHAVVHLGKHGSLEWLPGKNAALSASCATDAVLGGLPLVYPFLVNDPGEGAQAKRRAHATVVDHLIPPMARAESYGDIARLEQLLDEHANIAAMDPAKLPAVRGEIWSLMRAAELHRDLGLEERPDDEEFDDFLLHVDGWLCEIKDAQIRDGLHVLGEAPAGEARVNLVLSVLRAAQVWGGVGAAVPGLRSALGLKDEAPAREVDEVEAAARALVERMEAADWDPAAAAGLHDDPGVRAVLEFAATQVVPRLARTTDELDHTVHALSGGFVPAGPSGSPLRGLVNVLPTGRNFYTVDPRAVPSRLAWQTGQAMADSLLRRHLEETGTYPESVGLSVWGTSAMRTSGDDIAEVLALLGVRPEWDEASRRVSRLDVVPLEELGRPRVDVTVRISGFFRDAFPHVVAMLDDAVRLVADLDEPEDQNFVRAHTRADLEEHGDHRRATTRVFGSAPGSYGAGILQLVESGTWRDDNDLAEVYTAWGGFAYGRGLDGTPAADDMRANYRRIKVAAKNVDSAEHDIADSDDYFQYHGGMIATVRALTGTDPRAYVGDSTSPDAIRTRTLTEETARVFRARVVNPRWISAMRRHGYKGAFELAATVDYLFGFDATAGVVHDWMYEKLAAEYVMDEETREFLRRSNPWALHGIVERLHEAARRGLWAEPDQATLDALTEVYLEVEGDLEDRAE; encoded by the coding sequence ATGACGGTACGGATCGCTCTGCTGTCCACGTCCGACACCGACCTGCTCTCCGCGCGCGCCAGCGGCGCCGACTACGTGTGGGCGAACCCGTCCCGCGCCTCCGACACCGAGCTCACCGCCGCCGTCGAGGGCGCCGACCTCGTCGTGGTGCGCCTGCTCGGCTCACCGCACGACCTGTGGCCGGGCCTGGCCGCCGTCCGTGAGCGGGGCACGCCCCTGGTCGTGCTGAGCGGCGAACAGCAGCCCAGCGCCGAGCTGATGGAGCACTCCACCGTCCCCATCGGCCTGGCGGCCGACGCCCACCGCTACCTCGCGCAGGGCGGACCCGCCAACCTCGGCCGCCTGCACGCCTTCCTCTCCGACACCGTGCTGCTGACCGGCGAGGGCTTCGACCCGCCCGCCCCCGTCCCGCAGTGGGGCCTCGCCCACCCGTCACCCGCCAACGCCCGGGAGAGCGCTTCGCGCGGAGAACGGGCTACCACCCTCAACGGACGCCTTCGGCGCAGCTCCTCCTCCACGCGGGAGCAGCCCCTGGACTCGTCGCTGCCGCGCGTGGGCATCCTCTACTACCGGGCGCACGAGGCCGGCGGCAACACCGCGTTCGCGCACGCCCTGGCCGACGCCGTCGACGCGACCGGGCAGGCCGTGGGCGTCCCGGTCTTCGCCGGGTCCCTGCGCTCGGCGCCCGACGAGCTCTACGAGGCGCTGCGCGCGTTCGACGTCCTGGTCGTCACCGTCCTGGCCGCCGGCGGCAGCGTGCCCGCCTCCGCGAGCGCCGGCGGCGACGACGAGGCGTGGGACGTGGAGCGGATGGCGGCGCTGGACGTCCCCGTCCTCCAGGGACTGTGCCTGACCAGCTCCCGCGCCGAGTGGGAGGCCTCCGACGACGGCGTCACCCCGCTCGACTCGGCGAGCCAGATCGCCATCCCCGAGTTCGACGGCCGGATCATCACCGTGCCCTTCTCCTTCAAGGAGATCGACCGCGACGGACTGCCCCGCTACGTCGCCGACCCCGAGCGCTGCGCCCGCCTGGCCGGGATCGCGGCCGCCCACGCCCGGTTGCGGCACGTCCCCCCGGCGGAGAAGCGGATCGCGGTCGTGCTGTCGGCCTACCCCACCAAGCACTCGCGCATCGGCAACGCCGTCGGCCTCGACACCCCCCGCTCGCTGGTCCGCCTGCTGCGCCGTCTGCGCGACGAGGGCCATGACCTGGGAGAGCCCGGCGACCTGCCCGGACTCGACCTGGAGGACGACACCGAGGCCGGCGACGCGCTGATCCACGCCCTGATCGCGGCGGGCGGACAGGACGAGGACTGGCTCACCTCCGTCCAGCTGACTGACGCGCAGGTCCGGATCACGCCCGAGCAGTACGCCGCCTGGACCGAGGACCTGCCCGCGGCCCTGAAGGACGCAATGACCGAGGCGTGGGGGCCCGCCCCCGGCCGCCTCTACGTCAACGACGAGGGCGAACTCGTCCTCGCCGCGCTGCGCGCCGGCAACGTCGTCGTCCTGGTCCAGCCGCCGCGCGGCTTCGGCGAGAACCCCATCGCGATCTACCACGACCCCGACCTGCCGCCGAGCCACCACTACCTGGCCGCCTACCGCTGGCTGGAGCACGGCTTCGGCGCCCACGCCGTCGTGCACCTGGGCAAACACGGCTCGCTGGAGTGGCTGCCCGGCAAGAACGCCGCGCTGTCGGCCTCCTGCGCCACCGACGCCGTGCTCGGCGGCCTGCCGCTCGTCTACCCGTTCCTGGTCAACGACCCCGGTGAGGGCGCCCAGGCCAAGCGCCGCGCCCACGCCACCGTCGTCGACCACCTCATCCCGCCGATGGCGCGTGCGGAGAGCTACGGCGACATCGCGCGCCTGGAGCAGCTGCTCGACGAGCACGCCAACATCGCGGCCATGGACCCGGCCAAGCTGCCCGCGGTCCGCGGCGAGATCTGGTCCCTGATGCGCGCGGCCGAACTGCACCGCGACCTCGGCCTGGAGGAGCGGCCCGACGACGAGGAGTTCGACGACTTCCTGCTCCACGTCGACGGCTGGCTGTGCGAGATCAAGGACGCCCAGATCCGCGACGGCCTGCACGTGCTCGGCGAGGCTCCGGCGGGCGAGGCCAGGGTCAACCTGGTCCTGTCCGTCCTGCGGGCCGCCCAGGTCTGGGGAGGGGTGGGCGCGGCGGTTCCCGGCCTGCGCTCCGCCCTCGGCCTCAAGGACGAGGCGCCGGCCCGTGAGGTCGACGAGGTGGAGGCCGCGGCCCGCGCCCTCGTGGAGCGCATGGAGGCCGCGGACTGGGACCCGGCCGCCGCGGCCGGCCTGCACGACGACCCCGGTGTGCGCGCCGTCCTGGAGTTCGCCGCCACCCAGGTGGTCCCGCGCCTGGCCCGCACCACCGACGAACTCGACCACACCGTCCACGCCCTGTCCGGCGGCTTCGTCCCGGCGGGCCCGTCCGGGTCCCCGCTGCGCGGCCTGGTCAACGTGCTCCCGACCGGCCGCAACTTCTACACCGTCGACCCCCGCGCCGTCCCCTCCCGGCTCGCCTGGCAGACCGGGCAGGCGATGGCCGACTCCCTACTGCGCCGCCACCTGGAGGAGACCGGGACTTACCCCGAGTCGGTCGGGCTGTCCGTGTGGGGCACCTCCGCGATGCGCACCTCCGGCGACGACATCGCCGAGGTGCTCGCGCTGCTCGGCGTCCGCCCGGAGTGGGACGAGGCCTCCCGCCGCGTCTCCCGGCTCGACGTGGTCCCGCTGGAGGAGCTGGGCCGCCCGCGCGTGGACGTCACCGTCCGCATCTCCGGCTTCTTCCGCGACGCGTTCCCGCACGTCGTCGCCATGCTGGACGACGCCGTGCGGCTCGTCGCCGACCTCGACGAGCCCGAGGACCAGAACTTCGTCCGCGCCCACACCCGCGCCGACCTGGAGGAGCACGGCGACCACCGCCGCGCCACCACCCGGGTCTTCGGCTCCGCGCCCGGCTCCTACGGCGCCGGCATCCTCCAGTTGGTCGAGTCCGGCACCTGGCGCGACGACAACGACCTCGCCGAGGTCTACACGGCCTGGGGCGGCTTCGCCTACGGCCGCGGGCTCGACGGCACCCCGGCCGCCGACGACATGCGCGCCAACTACCGCCGGATCAAGGTCGCCGCGAAGAACGTCGACAGCGCCGAGCACGACATCGCCGACTCCGACGACTACTTCCAGTACCACGGCGGCATGATCGCCACCGTCCGCGCCCTCACTGGCACCGACCCCCGGGCCTACGTCGGCGACTCCACCTCGCCCGACGCGATCCGCACCCGCACCCTCACCGAGGAGACCGCCCGCGTGTTCCGGGCGCGGGTGGTCAACCCGCGCTGGATCTCCGCCATGCGCCGCCACGGCTACAAGGGCGCGTTCGAGCTGGCCGCCACCGTCGACTACCTCTTCGGCTTCGACGCCACCGCCGGGGTCGTCCACGACTGGATGTACGAGAAGCTCGCGGCCGAGTACGTCATGGACGAGGAGACCCGGGAGTTCCTGCGCCGGTCCAACCCGTGGGCGCTGCACGGCATCGTCGAGCGGCTGCACGAGGCCGCCCGGCGCGGGCTCTGGGCCGAGCCGGACCAGGCGACCCTCGACGCCCTCACGGAGGTCTACCTGGAGGTCGAGGGCGACCTGGAGGACCGGGCCGAATGA